Proteins found in one Herbiconiux sp. A18JL235 genomic segment:
- a CDS encoding acetolactate decarboxylase — protein MRHRPAARDAKLVEQFSHVDALVAGLFDGVFSVEEVGRRGHLGLGCGDHMDGELVVLDGVFHLCHGDGTVSVLAADDTLAFAEVVDFGPVAAELVEAVDSIDALTAAVAERVVSPNLFHAVRFDAHFATLSLREAKRQTKPYLPLAEAVHDQRENTVTDVTGTLLGFVAPSVFQGISVAGPHFHFLDTTGTVGGHVLGIGGATGELAVETYPGVTVRLPTTPEFLGADLELGDVDGAIRHAESDHQR, from the coding sequence ATGCGCCACAGACCCGCCGCCCGCGACGCGAAGCTCGTCGAGCAGTTCTCCCATGTCGACGCCCTGGTGGCGGGGCTGTTCGACGGGGTGTTCAGCGTCGAGGAGGTGGGCCGACGCGGCCACCTCGGGCTCGGTTGCGGCGACCACATGGACGGTGAGCTCGTGGTGCTCGACGGTGTCTTCCACCTCTGCCACGGCGACGGCACGGTGAGCGTGCTCGCCGCCGACGACACCCTCGCCTTCGCCGAGGTCGTCGACTTCGGCCCCGTCGCCGCCGAGCTCGTCGAGGCGGTCGACTCGATCGACGCCCTCACCGCAGCCGTCGCCGAACGGGTGGTGAGCCCGAACCTCTTCCACGCCGTGCGCTTCGACGCGCACTTCGCCACGCTCAGCCTCCGAGAGGCGAAGCGGCAGACGAAGCCCTACCTGCCGCTCGCCGAGGCGGTGCACGACCAGCGCGAGAACACGGTGACGGATGTGACGGGAACGCTGCTGGGGTTCGTCGCGCCGAGCGTGTTCCAGGGCATCAGCGTGGCGGGCCCGCACTTCCACTTCCTCGATACCACCGGCACGGTGGGCGGCCACGTGCTCGGCATCGGGGGCGCGACCGGGGAGCTCGCCGTCGAGACCTACCCGGGGGTGACGGTGCGCCTGCCCACCACCCCCGAGTTCCTGGGCGCCGATCTCGAGCTGGGCGACGTCGACGGCGCCAT